In the Patescibacteria group bacterium genome, one interval contains:
- a CDS encoding cohesin domain-containing protein has protein sequence MKTQQKIFKILLVTALILAPLVKVSAKEARIFLSSGYGVYPAGKDIITRLIINSGGNAGINAAEGIIKFDPKFLKIKSINKKPSIFTLWPTEPKFSNASGTIEFGGGSPTKYKDTAGQIFTITFTPLKSGKTDLTIATTTAKILTADGIADNILKEKFQSFITFGNSSALKSAASLTKKMSGKILLQVEKNGEAWYVYPTDNRRYFLGRPEDAFNLMRKLGLGVNHAYIKNYKTFPAKVLGKILIDVEDDGRAYYIYPVDKKAYYLGRPKDAFRIMREKGLGIKNSELDKIDDWAI, from the coding sequence ATGAAAACTCAACAAAAAATCTTCAAAATTTTATTAGTCACCGCTCTTATTCTCGCACCACTTGTAAAAGTTTCCGCCAAGGAGGCACGCATTTTTTTATCATCTGGGTATGGAGTTTATCCGGCTGGCAAGGATATAATCACCCGCTTAATTATCAACAGCGGCGGCAATGCTGGCATCAACGCTGCTGAAGGGATAATCAAATTTGATCCGAAATTTTTAAAAATTAAAAGCATCAATAAAAAACCATCAATTTTTACTCTTTGGCCTACAGAGCCAAAATTTTCTAACGCCAGTGGCACAATTGAATTTGGTGGCGGCTCCCCGACTAAATACAAAGACACAGCTGGCCAAATTTTTACTATCACCTTTACACCTTTAAAATCCGGAAAGACTGATTTGACAATCGCCACCACTACTGCCAAAATTTTAACCGCCGATGGAATTGCTGACAACATTTTAAAAGAAAAATTTCAAAGTTTTATAACCTTTGGCAATTCCAGTGCCTTGAAATCTGCTGCATCTTTGACAAAAAAAATGTCTGGCAAAATCCTCTTACAAGTGGAAAAAAACGGTGAGGCTTGGTATGTCTACCCTACCGACAACCGTCGCTACTTCCTCGGACGTCCCGAAGATGCTTTCAATCTCATGCGCAAACTTGGCCTTGGCGTCAATCACGCCTACATAAAAAACTACAAAACCTTTCCCGCAAAAGTTCTGGGTAAAATTCTCATTGATGTCGAGGATGATGGCCGAGCTTATTACATCTACCCAGTAGACAAAAAAGCCTACTACCTTGGTCGTCCCAAGGATGCCTTTCGCATTATGCGCGAAAAAGGCTTAGGTATTAAAAACTCAGAATTAGACAAAATTGACGATTGGGCAATATAA
- a CDS encoding Hsp20/alpha crystallin family protein produces MKNFLKKFSNRNNALEEIYEDDDIEMESENDNWLNDAEEGQLSIDVYQTPKEIIIKSTIAGVKPADIDIAINNDMLTIRGKREMGNEVKDGDYLFRECYWGAFSRSIILPVEIQAEKIDASLENGVLTVVLPKAKPAKEISIRVKGN; encoded by the coding sequence ATGAAAAATTTTTTAAAGAAATTCTCAAATAGAAATAATGCACTAGAAGAAATTTACGAAGATGACGATATCGAAATGGAGAGTGAAAATGACAATTGGCTCAATGACGCCGAAGAAGGACAACTATCTATTGATGTTTATCAAACTCCAAAAGAAATTATTATCAAATCAACCATCGCCGGTGTTAAACCAGCTGATATCGATATTGCAATCAATAATGACATGTTAACCATTCGAGGCAAGCGAGAAATGGGCAACGAAGTCAAAGATGGCGATTACCTATTCCGTGAATGTTATTGGGGTGCTTTTTCCCGTTCAATTATTTTGCCAGTGGAGATTCAAGCTGAGAAAATCGACGCATCATTGGAAAACGGCGTTCTAACCGTTGTCCTGCCAAAAGCAAAACCCGCTAAAGAAATTTCAATCAGAGTTAAAGGAAACTAA
- a CDS encoding DUF3006 domain-containing protein yields the protein MEEKITIDRFEDDKAVLKTSDNKTIIWPTKKLPENIKEGDVLLFTIQTENEKTIRNKELAKTILNEILNPTE from the coding sequence ATGGAAGAAAAAATTACAATTGATCGTTTTGAAGACGACAAGGCTGTACTCAAAACCAGCGATAACAAAACCATAATTTGGCCAACCAAAAAATTACCCGAGAATATCAAAGAGGGCGATGTTTTGTTATTTACCATTCAAACTGAAAACGAAAAAACCATCAGAAATAAAGAATTGGCCAAAACTATTTTAAATGAAATTTTAAATCCTACAGAATAA
- a CDS encoding VanW family protein: MFLFHEKYKHHYKWLSVLSVIFFTIIVAVLTTYSVFEKKYQNRIYPGVFLGTTNLSGLSKNDAAALINQKIDQINQDGIVFYYRTDNAPLYPLISSIEGDLAYQIIYFDTEKTVNSAINYGRNGKFYNNLLEKITALSYKYQIAMDYTIYEQEVEKFLNDNFKRFETPAKNAELIYKLNKNDKTVTFDIKDETYGQIINIAQAKTTLRDRLNTLNQEPIELSAEINYPQINKTDVLNIETMAQKFYSKVPITLKYNIKKWTLDADDVLAWLQLKLDQEAKEKKVFIGLNSDKIKDYLKTTIASKIDKEAIDPKFNIENGKVSEFQTGQEGIALDIEATAKKIEFFLNSDEENKELEVITEIKKSLSAVEIENLGIKELLGTGHSKFTGSPKNRIHNIKTGANAVNGTIIKPDEEFSLIATLGKIDKDSGYLPELVIKDNKTVPEYGGGLCQVGTTIFRGTVDTGLPVTARRNHSYRVSYYEPAGTDATIYDPWPDYRFQNDTNNHILILSRMEGYDLYFDFWGTKDGRIATSTYPTIYNIVKPAPTKIIETADLGPGEKKCTEHAHNGADAYFDYKVTYPLLGTSTEPVVKNTRFRSHYVPWQEVCLVGIDTNKNKATSTETTIKK; encoded by the coding sequence ATGTTCCTATTTCACGAAAAATATAAACACCACTATAAATGGCTGAGCGTTCTCTCTGTCATTTTTTTTACAATCATTGTGGCTGTTTTAACAACCTATTCTGTTTTTGAAAAAAAATATCAAAACCGAATTTATCCCGGTGTTTTTTTGGGCACCACTAATCTTAGCGGCTTATCAAAAAATGATGCTGCGGCTTTAATTAATCAAAAAATTGATCAGATAAATCAAGATGGTATTGTTTTCTATTACCGTACCGACAACGCCCCGCTTTATCCCCTCATCTCCTCAATAGAGGGCGATTTAGCTTATCAAATTATTTATTTTGACACGGAAAAGACTGTTAACTCGGCAATTAACTATGGCCGTAACGGGAAATTTTATAACAATCTCTTAGAAAAAATTACCGCCCTGAGTTATAAATACCAAATTGCCATGGACTACACTATTTATGAGCAAGAAGTTGAAAAATTCCTAAATGACAATTTCAAAAGATTCGAAACACCGGCTAAGAACGCTGAGCTTATTTATAAATTAAACAAAAATGATAAAACCGTTACTTTCGATATCAAGGATGAGACTTATGGGCAAATTATCAACATTGCCCAAGCTAAAACCACTCTACGCGATAGACTAAACACTCTCAACCAAGAACCAATTGAGCTTAGTGCTGAAATTAACTACCCGCAAATAAACAAAACTGATGTCCTAAACATTGAGACGATGGCGCAAAAATTTTACAGCAAAGTGCCTATTACTTTAAAATACAATATCAAAAAATGGACATTGGACGCAGACGATGTTTTAGCCTGGCTGCAACTAAAACTTGACCAAGAAGCAAAAGAAAAAAAAGTCTTCATAGGCCTAAACTCCGACAAAATTAAAGATTATCTCAAAACAACCATCGCTTCAAAAATAGACAAAGAAGCAATTGATCCCAAATTCAATATCGAAAATGGCAAAGTATCTGAATTTCAAACCGGACAAGAAGGTATCGCTCTTGATATTGAGGCAACAGCCAAAAAGATTGAATTCTTTTTAAACAGCGACGAAGAAAACAAAGAGCTTGAAGTTATCACTGAAATAAAAAAATCCCTATCAGCTGTCGAAATTGAAAATCTTGGCATCAAGGAATTACTCGGCACTGGTCATTCAAAATTTACCGGTTCACCCAAAAATAGAATTCACAACATCAAGACTGGGGCCAATGCTGTCAACGGCACCATTATCAAACCAGACGAAGAATTCTCCCTCATTGCCACACTTGGTAAGATAGACAAAGACTCTGGCTATTTACCAGAGTTGGTTATCAAAGACAACAAAACCGTTCCAGAATATGGCGGCGGTCTTTGCCAAGTCGGCACCACAATCTTTCGAGGCACCGTTGATACTGGGCTACCGGTCACTGCACGCCGTAATCACTCCTATCGTGTCTCCTATTACGAACCAGCCGGCACTGATGCAACAATCTATGACCCTTGGCCAGATTACCGATTTCAAAACGACACCAATAATCACATCTTAATTTTATCAAGAATGGAAGGCTATGATTTATATTTTGATTTCTGGGGCACAAAAGATGGTCGTATCGCTACTTCCACCTACCCCACAATCTACAACATCGTCAAACCGGCACCAACTAAAATAATCGAAACGGCCGACCTTGGGCCCGGAGAGAAAAAGTGCACAGAACACGCCCACAATGGCGCTGACGCCTATTTCGACTATAAAGTCACCTATCCCCTCCTAGGCACTTCTACTGAGCCAGTGGTCAAGAACACGCGTTTCCGCTCACACTACGTTCCATGGCAGGAAGTTTGCTTAGTTGGCATTGATACCAACAAAAACAAGGCCACTTCAACTGAAACGACTATAAAAAAATAA
- a CDS encoding HD domain-containing protein: MNIITEIKNFVEAECLKPSSKYGYEPFPHHFVPVVQYAGRLADELGGDKEVILIAAWLHDIGSIIYGRDDHHITGAKVAEEKLTELGYPAEKIALIKKCILNHRGSQHNTCDSVEEKIIAEADVLSSFENLAGIFKAAFVYENLTQSEAKESVRTKLENKWQQLHFDKSKEIIKPKYEAMMLLLK; encoded by the coding sequence ATGAATATAATTACAGAAATTAAAAATTTTGTTGAGGCTGAATGTTTGAAGCCGAGTAGTAAATATGGCTACGAACCGTTCCCGCACCACTTTGTGCCCGTTGTTCAGTATGCCGGCAGATTGGCTGATGAACTTGGCGGGGATAAGGAGGTGATTTTGATTGCTGCTTGGTTGCATGATATCGGGTCTATTATCTATGGACGAGATGACCACCATATTACCGGAGCGAAGGTTGCTGAAGAAAAATTAACCGAGCTAGGATATCCCGCTGAAAAGATAGCATTGATAAAAAAGTGTATTCTAAATCATCGTGGCTCTCAACATAATACTTGCGATAGTGTCGAGGAAAAGATAATAGCGGAAGCGGATGTCTTGAGTAGTTTTGAAAATCTAGCCGGCATCTTTAAGGCCGCTTTTGTTTACGAAAATTTAACTCAATCTGAGGCGAAGGAGTCGGTGCGAACTAAATTGGAAAACAAATGGCAGCAGTTGCATTTTGATAAGAGTAAGGAAATTATTAAACCGAAATATGAGGCGATGATGTTGTTGTTGAAATAA
- a CDS encoding replication-associated recombination protein A has translation MTDKLNKKPLADRMRPLTLDNFFGQAKVIGEGTILRQAIMADKLPSLVFWGPPGTGKTTLAFIVAKQTNSEFLRLSAVTSGMKELREVVREAKSNEIEGKKTILFVDEIHRWNKSQQDALLPHIENGLIILIGATTENPSFEIRNALLSRCRVFVLETLHKDEILKIIDKAIGDKENGLGELKIEIEPEAREALAQMSNGDARTALNILEFASSISEKISLVTIKQAFQKTHLLYDKNGEEHYNIISALHKSMRGSDENAALYWLARMLEAGEEPLYLARRLVRFASEDIGLANSRALEQAVATYNACHFMGMPECNVVLAQAVVYMSKCAKSNSLYTGYKKAADDVRNHGALPVPMHIRNAPTKLMQELGYGKDYKYSPDHNYSEKQEYLPDELRGRKYL, from the coding sequence ATGACTGATAAATTAAACAAAAAACCCCTGGCTGATCGAATGCGACCACTAACTTTGGACAATTTTTTTGGCCAAGCTAAGGTAATTGGTGAAGGGACCATCTTGCGACAGGCGATTATGGCGGATAAGTTGCCGTCTCTTGTCTTTTGGGGACCACCTGGGACTGGGAAGACCACCTTGGCTTTTATTGTAGCTAAGCAGACCAACTCCGAGTTTTTACGTTTGAGCGCTGTCACGAGCGGTATGAAGGAGTTGCGTGAGGTGGTGCGGGAGGCGAAGTCGAATGAGATTGAGGGAAAAAAGACAATTCTGTTTGTGGACGAGATTCATCGTTGGAATAAGTCGCAACAAGATGCACTGTTGCCACATATTGAAAATGGTTTGATTATTTTGATTGGTGCAACAACTGAAAATCCTAGTTTTGAAATCCGAAACGCGCTATTGAGCCGTTGTCGGGTTTTTGTTTTGGAGACTTTGCACAAGGATGAGATTTTGAAAATAATTGATAAGGCGATAGGTGACAAGGAAAATGGTTTGGGTGAATTGAAGATTGAGATTGAGCCGGAAGCGCGTGAGGCTTTGGCGCAGATGAGTAATGGTGATGCGCGTACGGCTTTAAATATTTTGGAGTTTGCTAGTTCGATTAGTGAGAAAATTAGCTTAGTAACGATTAAACAAGCGTTTCAGAAAACCCACTTGTTGTATGATAAGAACGGGGAAGAACATTACAATATTATTTCCGCTCTCCATAAGTCTATGCGCGGTTCCGATGAGAACGCGGCGCTCTATTGGTTGGCAAGAATGTTAGAAGCTGGTGAAGAGCCGCTCTATCTCGCACGACGCCTTGTTCGCTTCGCATCAGAAGATATCGGATTAGCTAATTCACGAGCTCTAGAGCAAGCCGTTGCCACTTACAACGCTTGTCACTTCATGGGAATGCCTGAGTGCAATGTCGTTCTCGCCCAAGCGGTTGTTTATATGTCTAAATGTGCTAAGTCAAATAGTCTCTACACCGGCTACAAAAAAGCTGCCGACGATGTTCGTAATCACGGCGCCTTGCCCGTGCCGATGCACATCCGCAATGCCCCGACAAAATTAATGCAGGAGCTAGGTTATGGTAAAGATTATAAATATTCGCCAGATCATAATTATAGTGAGAAGCAAGAGTATTTGCCGGATGAATTGAGGGGGCGGAAATACTTATAA
- the recG gene encoding ATP-dependent DNA helicase RecG, which yields MLTLDTKIENLSKVGATTAKRLKNIGLETIQDLLFYFPFRYDDFSEVVTIKDLQPNTVVNIVGEIDLIQNKKSLRTKMNITEALVNDGTDTIKVIWFNQPFIAKTLHNGDRVSLSGKVDGDLNNLTLKSPSYEKINTQQTTNTQGLVPNYHLTANITQKQIRYLIKQALPAVYLVPEWIPINIIKRNNFISIDDALKNLHFPKTEKMLADAKRRLSFDELFLTQLQSQLLKKEITFNNAPVIEFKEGETKEFVKSLPFELTDAQKKSAWQILMDMQKDKPMSRLLEGDVGSGKTITAVVAMFNVALNKYQSLIMVPTEILAGQHYNSICKTLSNSKLRIALFTRTEKKINTVLGKLSKNKLLEIIKNGEADIIIGTHALIQEDFKCHNLGLAIIDEQHRFGVEQRKKLLAKANNNAPSPGQESTCAVPGIKVGVRLSPQAQSLSPHLLSMTATPIPRSLALVLYGELDISIINELPKNRKKIITSLVSEQNRTDAYKFIYKQVNDGRQVFVVCPLIDPSDKMGVKSVTEEFKKLNEVIFPDLEIALLHGKLKSEEKEQIMQDFVANKTKILVSTSVIEVGVDVPNATIMMIEGADRFGLAQLHQFRGRVGRGAHQSYCFLFSDSDSPKTKERLQAMEKHHDGFTLAKIDLKQRGPGEVYGTNQKGFPEFKIANLFDHELIEIAQNEAAKLIDENPELKDLPDLKEKIEDWKNKIHLE from the coding sequence ATGCTTACTCTTGATACCAAAATTGAAAACCTTAGCAAGGTTGGCGCAACTACCGCCAAAAGACTTAAAAATATTGGCCTGGAAACAATCCAAGATCTTTTGTTTTACTTCCCATTTCGTTATGACGATTTTAGTGAGGTCGTTACTATTAAAGATTTGCAACCGAATACGGTCGTTAATATCGTTGGTGAAATTGATTTGATTCAAAATAAAAAAAGTCTACGCACCAAGATGAATATTACTGAAGCCTTGGTTAATGACGGGACAGATACGATTAAGGTAATTTGGTTCAATCAACCTTTTATTGCCAAGACTTTGCATAATGGCGACCGCGTGTCATTGTCTGGCAAAGTAGACGGTGACTTAAATAATCTCACACTCAAATCCCCGAGCTATGAGAAAATAAATACTCAGCAAACTACGAACACCCAAGGCCTAGTGCCTAACTACCACCTCACCGCCAATATTACCCAGAAACAAATACGCTATTTAATCAAACAAGCCTTGCCGGCGGTTTATCTTGTTCCCGAGTGGATTCCAATTAATATTATCAAGCGAAACAATTTTATCAGCATTGATGATGCCTTAAAAAATTTACATTTCCCTAAAACTGAAAAAATGTTAGCAGACGCAAAACGTCGTTTGAGTTTTGATGAATTATTTTTAACCCAATTACAATCACAACTTCTTAAAAAAGAAATTACTTTTAATAATGCGCCAGTCATTGAATTTAAAGAGGGGGAAACTAAGGAATTTGTAAAATCACTACCCTTTGAACTAACTGATGCGCAGAAAAAATCCGCTTGGCAGATCCTTATGGATATGCAAAAAGATAAACCAATGTCACGCTTGCTTGAAGGTGATGTTGGTAGCGGCAAGACAATCACCGCTGTCGTGGCAATGTTCAATGTCGCTTTGAATAAATACCAGTCGCTCATTATGGTGCCGACTGAAATTTTGGCTGGACAACATTATAATTCTATTTGCAAAACTTTGAGTAATTCCAAGCTGCGCATTGCTCTGTTTACGCGCACCGAGAAGAAAATTAATACAGTCCTGGGTAAGTTGTCTAAGAATAAATTATTGGAAATAATCAAAAACGGCGAAGCAGATATTATCATCGGTACCCACGCCTTGATTCAAGAAGATTTCAAGTGTCACAACTTAGGTCTAGCGATTATCGACGAACAACATCGTTTCGGCGTTGAACAACGCAAAAAATTACTCGCCAAAGCAAACAATAATGCTCCCTCTCCTGGCCAGGAGAGCACCTGTGCTGTGCCTGGCATAAAGGTCGGGGTGAGGTTGTCACCACAAGCACAATCGCTGTCTCCACATCTACTCTCAATGACAGCAACCCCAATTCCCCGCTCGCTAGCATTGGTTCTATACGGTGAACTCGATATTTCCATTATCAATGAACTACCAAAAAACCGTAAAAAAATTATCACAAGTCTCGTCTCAGAACAAAATCGCACTGATGCTTATAAATTTATTTACAAACAAGTCAACGACGGTCGCCAGGTTTTTGTCGTCTGCCCCCTCATTGATCCATCGGATAAAATGGGTGTTAAATCAGTGACCGAAGAATTTAAAAAATTAAACGAAGTGATATTTCCCGACCTCGAAATCGCGCTCTTGCATGGCAAACTAAAATCTGAAGAAAAAGAGCAAATCATGCAAGATTTTGTCGCCAACAAAACCAAAATTCTCGTCTCCACCTCCGTCATTGAAGTCGGTGTCGACGTGCCCAATGCCACCATTATGATGATTGAGGGCGCCGACCGCTTCGGCCTTGCCCAACTACACCAATTCCGCGGCCGTGTCGGTCGAGGTGCGCACCAATCATATTGCTTCCTATTCAGCGACAGCGACTCGCCAAAGACCAAAGAAAGATTACAAGCTATGGAGAAGCACCATGACGGTTTTACACTCGCCAAAATCGATCTCAAACAACGCGGTCCTGGTGAAGTATACGGCACTAATCAAAAAGGTTTTCCAGAATTTAAGATTGCCAATTTATTTGATCACGAATTAATAGAGATTGCCCAGAATGAGGCAGCTAAACTTATAGATGAAAATCCAGAATTAAAAGATTTGCCAGACTTAAAGGAAAAAATTGAGGACTGGAAAAATAAAATTCATTTGGAATAA
- a CDS encoding glycosyltransferase family 4 protein → MKVAVLHAYPPEPDGLSIQGNLLYRGMKENGVDVMPSHYSPSFQKQWMFNAYQPDVSIGIGCWTYAKDIIFSPQNNGSIPVPWLVANGWVANYHKAISDLPLVFTTSNWVTDTYKRDGVDTKNFVTLPIGFDPEEVKPFAGDPKVAKIREMLGVQPHEKMILTIGGDVTSKGAQEMFRALVKIDKEFKDWKYVLKHWESESSEVHCQEEEALIEELGLDRDKIVYLSGAFSHDFIPYLLSACDIYAAPSRLEGFGMIQMEAEACGKPVISINVGGPVDTVVHGKTGFLAEVGETVTLTEEWAWEHMGFDVDHKIKFDEPKVFAYRANIDELAKYTLMLLTDDKLREEMGRNARQFTMDNFQYRDVARKAYQLLQEKLGKE, encoded by the coding sequence ATGAAAGTTGCAGTTTTACATGCTTATCCGCCAGAACCGGATGGACTTAGCATCCAGGGTAATTTATTATACAGAGGAATGAAAGAGAATGGTGTTGATGTAATGCCTTCTCATTATTCACCAAGCTTCCAAAAGCAATGGATGTTCAACGCTTATCAACCTGATGTTTCTATCGGTATTGGTTGTTGGACTTATGCCAAGGATATTATTTTTTCACCACAAAATAACGGATCAATTCCTGTGCCGTGGTTAGTGGCGAATGGCTGGGTGGCAAATTATCACAAGGCTATCAGTGATTTGCCTTTGGTTTTTACGACTAGTAATTGGGTGACTGATACTTATAAACGTGACGGCGTGGATACAAAGAATTTTGTCACTTTGCCAATTGGTTTTGATCCAGAAGAAGTGAAGCCTTTTGCCGGTGATCCAAAAGTGGCCAAGATCCGTGAGATGTTGGGCGTACAACCACACGAGAAGATGATTTTGACAATCGGTGGCGATGTAACAAGTAAAGGCGCACAAGAAATGTTCAGAGCTTTAGTTAAAATTGATAAAGAATTTAAGGACTGGAAATATGTGCTTAAACACTGGGAGAGTGAATCTTCTGAGGTGCATTGCCAAGAAGAAGAAGCCTTAATCGAGGAATTAGGCCTAGATCGAGATAAAATTGTTTATCTTTCCGGTGCCTTCTCTCACGATTTCATTCCATATTTATTGTCCGCCTGCGATATCTACGCAGCACCGTCCAGATTGGAAGGTTTCGGTATGATTCAGATGGAAGCGGAAGCATGTGGTAAGCCAGTTATTTCCATCAATGTTGGTGGACCAGTGGACACAGTTGTTCATGGCAAAACCGGTTTCTTGGCTGAGGTCGGCGAGACAGTCACATTGACCGAAGAATGGGCCTGGGAACACATGGGTTTTGATGTTGATCACAAGATTAAGTTTGATGAGCCAAAAGTCTTCGCTTATCGTGCTAATATCGATGAGTTGGCAAAATATACTTTAATGTTATTGACTGACGATAAATTGCGCGAAGAAATGGGCCGCAATGCTCGTCAATTCACGATGGATAATTTTCAATATCGTGATGTAGCGCGAAAAGCGTATCAGTTGTTGCAGGAGAAGTTGGGGAAAGAATAG
- a CDS encoding PIG-L family deacetylase has translation MNDLLKKNKKALVIVAHPDDETIWMGGTIARYKTLRWTIFALCRASDADRAPKFARVCEYLGAKSIMTDLDDVDELTLDEATEEAEKLLRKKLKNKKFQYVFTHNENGEYGHSRHIAVHRAVNKLLEEGFLQPEKIFYFNYQKKDKTLDYSEIILDKEGGKVVELSDEEYQAKRDIVSMIYGFAPDGPDINYCTNPEGFIVKN, from the coding sequence ATGAATGACTTGTTGAAAAAAAATAAAAAGGCGCTTGTAATTGTAGCGCATCCCGACGACGAGACGATTTGGATGGGGGGCACGATAGCGAGATACAAGACTTTGCGATGGACCATATTTGCACTCTGTCGTGCGAGTGATGCGGACCGCGCACCAAAGTTTGCGCGTGTGTGTGAGTATCTCGGTGCCAAGAGTATCATGACAGATCTGGACGACGTTGACGAGTTGACTCTTGATGAAGCGACGGAAGAAGCAGAGAAGTTACTGCGCAAGAAATTAAAAAATAAAAAATTTCAATATGTCTTTACTCATAATGAAAACGGTGAGTATGGCCATAGCCGACACATTGCAGTTCATCGGGCAGTAAATAAGTTGCTAGAGGAAGGATTTTTACAGCCAGAAAAGATTTTTTATTTTAATTATCAAAAGAAGGACAAGACGCTAGATTACTCAGAAATTATTTTAGACAAGGAAGGTGGCAAGGTGGTTGAATTGTCCGATGAAGAATATCAGGCGAAACGTGATATTGTATCCATGATTTACGGATTTGCGCCGGATGGCCCAGATATTAATTATTGCACCAATCCAGAAGGCTTTATTGTTAAAAATTAA